ACGATTAGACTTTACAAGGAGATAAAACTATGGTCGGTTTAAACAATTTACGGCCCAAACCGGGCTCAGTGCGCAGAACCAAGAGGCTTGGTACGGGCAGCGGTTCGGGACACGGCCAGACTTCCACTAAGGGCCAGAAAGGCCAGAGCGCCACCGCCGGCGGCACCAAACGCAGCGGCTTTGAGGGCGGCCAGATGCCGCTGTCGCGCCGCATTCCGAAGAGCGGGTTTTCCAACAACAAGTTCAGGGTCGTCTGCGAATGGGTGAATGTTTCTTCGCTTGATAAATGTTTTGACAACGGCGCCGAAGTGACGCCGGAGGCGCTGGTCCTGAAACGGCTGGTCAAGCATACAAAGCGCGTAAAAATTCTGGGCGACGGGGAGCTTAAGAAATCGCTGAAGGTCTTCGCGCACGCTTTTTCCGCGTCCGCCAAAGAAAAAATAGAGAAGGCCGGCGGCGCCGCCTCTGTGATAGCCGCGGCGGTCCCGGCGGGGAAATAAATGCAACAATTAGCCGATATCTTTAAAATTCAGGACCTTAAGAAAAGGATAATCTTTGTTGTGATAGCGCTGGCCGTTTACCGGTTGGGCGCTTTTATCCCGATACCGGGCATTAATGTCGCGGCCCTGCAGGCGCTTTTCAACGCCAACAAGGGGACGCTCCTTGGTTTTCTGGATATTTTTTCCGGCGGCGCGCTGGGGAGATTTTCCATTTTTTCAATGGGCGTAATGCCTTACATTAACGCTTCCATCATTATGAGCCTGGTTCAGGGCGCGCATGTATTCCCTTTCCTTGACAGGCTGGCCAAAGAAGGCGGTACGGGACATAAAAAGATAATACAGTACACCCGCGTATTTACCCTGTTTTTAGCCGCTTTCCAGTCGCTCGGCCTTACCATAGCGCTCACCAAAATGTCCGCGGGCGGAGGCCCCACCATTGTCAGCAACCCTACGTTCACATTTTACTTCGTCACCGTGCTTACTCTTGTCACAGGCACTATTTTTGTAATGTGGCTGGGTGAGCAGATAACCGAGCGGGGTATCGGCAACGGTATTTCGCTCATAATATTCGCCGGTATCGTGGACAGGCTGCCCGGCGCCGTGATGGACATGATAAAGCTGATACAGATAGACGAAATGAGCATTCTTTCCGGACTGCTTATAGTCGCGACGGTGCTGGTTATTGTCGGGTTTACTATCTGGGTTGAAACCGCCCAGAGAAAAATACCGGTGCAGTACGCACAGCGCATGGTGGGCAGAAAAATGTACGGCGGAGCAAGCACTTTTCTGCCGCTCAAAGTCGACCAATCAGGCGTTATCGCGGTTATTTTCGCCGTGTCGCTTTTAAGCGTGCCCTACACTATAACGCAATTTAATCCCGGCGCCCCCTGGGCGCAGAAAGTGATGTCCTTCATGAACCACTCAAGCCTGGTATATCAGCTGTGCTACGTGGCGCTCATCATCTTTTTCTGCTATTTTTACAACTCGGTGAGCATTAACCCTAAAGATCTGGCCGAGAATATGAAAAAATGGGGCGGTTTTATACCCGGTATACGGCCCGGTGAACAGACGGCGTCTCATATCGAATGGGTGATGAACAGGATAACGCTCGGCGGCGCGCTTTTCGTTTCCGTAATAGCGGTGCTGCCCGACTATTTGCGGGCTAAATTCAACGTGCCTTTCTATTTCGGCGGGACCTCGCTTTTAATCGTGGTGGGCGTGGCGCTTGACACCATAGCGCAGACGGAAGCCCACCTCATAATGCGCAACTACGAGGGTTTTTACAAGAACTCAAAAATAAAGGGCCGCTGGTTCAATGTGGGCACTTAAGGGAAAAATATAGAATACGGAATTTTAAATTCTATATTCCGACCTTTTGTGTTCTGGACGGACTTTACATGAATATAATTTTGCTGGGATATCCCGGTTCCGGAAAAGGAACCCAGGCCAAGGTTCTCTCCCAAAAATTAGGGCTTATGCATTTCTCCACGGGTGACATCTTTCGCGAGGAAATTTCAAAGCATAGCCCGCTCGGACTTGAAGCGGCGGGCTATCTTTCGGGCGGCCGCCTGGTGCCGGATAAACTGGTTTTGGACCTGATAAAGAGCAGGCTCGCCGCTGAAACGCGCGGCCTTTTATTCGACGGGTTCCCGCGCACTGTGGAGCAGGCGCAGGTCCTGGACGAGTATCTCTCCTCGAGAGGACTGGCGGTGGACATGGTTTTTTTTCTGGACCTGCCGGAACAGGAAGTCGTTTCGCGTCTGGGCGCGCGGCGTACCTGCGTGAAGTGCGGCATGATTTACAACCTTCTTACCAGCGCGCCGGCGAAAGAAAATACCTGCGACGCCTGCGGCGGGGCGCTGGCGCTCAGGGAGGACGATAAACCGGAAGTAATAAAAAAGCGCATTATGGTTTACAGGGACCAGACCGAGCCGCTTCTCGCCTATTACAAGGGCAACGGGGTTTTTTCAGAGGTTAAGGCGGACCTTGCCCCGCAAGCCATAACCGGACAGATTCTTTCTTCGCTTAAAACCGGCTTACATGGTTGAATTAAAGACTCCCGCCGAGCTTGAAAAAATGCGCACGGCATCGGGCATCGTGGCCTCTACGCTCGCTCTGCTGAGGGGAAAAATAAAACCCGGCGTTTCAACTTTGGAGCTTGACCGTTTTGCCGAGGCTGAAATAAGGCGGCGCGGGGCCCAGCCCGCGTTCCTCGGTTACAGGGGCTACCCGGCCACGCTTTGCGTTTCCATAAACGAGGAAGTGGTGCACGGCATTCCGAACGCCGCCCGCTTGATAATGGAAGGCGATGTGGTCAGCCTTGATCTGGGTGCTGTGTGGGAGGGGTTTTACGGCGACGCCGCCATAACCGTGGCGGCGGGCCGCGTGAAACCGGAGTTGGCTAAATTGCTTGAGGTTACGGAAGCGGCGCTTTACCGGGCGCTTAAAACGGTCAAAAGCGGGATTCACATCGGAGACGTTTCACATGCCGTGGAGGAATATGTCGTCCCAACCGGCATGGGCGTGGTGAGAGAGTTCACCGGGCACGGGATAGGCAGGCATTTGCACGAGGAACCCTCCATTCCTAATTTCGGCCGGCGCGGCACCGGCGTGGTTCTAAAACCCGGCATGACGCTTGCCATAGAACCCATGGTTTGTCTTGGAACCGCGGAGGTGGTAATAAAAAACGACGGCTGGACGGCCGTTTCCGCAGACGGGTCCTGCGCCGCGCATTTTGAACATACCGTAGCGGTTACGGAGGACGGCTGCGAAATACTAAGCCTAAGTGAGGGAGGACAGTAATAGTTTTGTATAATATAAACATATGTCAGAAAACAGCGAAAAAATAGAACTTGAAGGGATAGTGAAAGAGTCGCTTCCGAACGCCACTTTCAAAGTTGAGATCGCACCCGGAAAAACCATCCTTGGGATAATTTCCGGCAAAATGCGCATCAACCATATAAAGATTCTTCCCGGAGACAAAGTCCGCCTTGAATTGTCGCCCTACGACCTTTCCAAAGGCAGGATCGTTTACAGGGGAAAATAGAGGTATCCAGATGAAGGTAAGAGCAAGCGTTAAGAAAATCTGCAACAAATGCAAGATAGTTAAAAGAAAAGGCGTAGTCAGGGTGATTTGCACCGATCCCCGGCATAAACAGCGGCAGGGTTAGTTTTACAGCCTGAAGAACTTCAGCGCTTCAGTTCTTCAGCGCTTCAGCACTGAGTTTAAGGAGAATATATGGCAAGAATAGCTGGAGTGGATTTACCGAGGGAAAAAAGAATTGACATCGCCCTCGCCTATGTTTACGGGATAGGCCGGCCCATGGCCAGGAAGATTTTGGAAGGCCTGAAAAACCAGATAGACCCCACGACCAGGGTAAAGAATCTTACTGAGGATCAGGTGGGGCTGCTCAACTCGCTTATCTCAAAGGAATACAAGGTGGAAGGCGAACTGAGGCGCGAGGAAACCGCGCACATCAAGCGCTATGTGGAAATAAGCAGTTATCGCGGCTACAGGCACAGACGCAATCTCCCTGCCCGCGGCCAGCGCACCAAGACCAACGCCAGAACCCGCAGAGGCAGGAGAAAAACCGTGGGTTCGTCTTCAAAGGCGCCGGCGGCGGCGGCAGCCAAGCCCGCGGCGTAAAAAAAGCGCTTAAGCGCTTCAGTTCTGATTTATCCTCAGGAGGATTTGAAAATTATGAGCGAAGAAAAAAAACCGCAGAACGACCAGGCCAAAAGGCCGGAACAGGGAAAACCGCAGAGCGGCATCCCCTCATCAGCTGACGGCGCCAAAGGCCCCCGGCCCGCCGGCGCGGCTCCCGTTGGGAAGGGCGCGGAGAAACCGCAGGCCAAACGCCGCTATCGCAGCGTGCCTTTCGCCCGCGTTTACATCAACTGCTCTTTTAACAACACCATCGTCACCATTACCGACGAAAAAGGCGGGGCCATCGCCTGGTCGACATCGGGCAGTAACGGATTTCGGGGCACCAAGAAGGGAACGCCTTTCGCGGCCCAGATCACGGCCTCAAAGGCCTGCGCCAAAGCCGCCGAATACGGCGTGCGGCAGGCGCAGATTTTTGTGAACGGCCCCGGCCCCGGCAGAGAAACCGCAATACGCGCCATAGCCGCCAGCGGCATACGCGTGGTGTCCATAAAAGATGTTACCGGCATCCCGCACAACGGTTGCAGGCCGCCCAAGGCGCGGAGAGTGTAACAACAACAGCGGCTAGAGGCGAGGGGTTAGTGTATAGGGTTAAGAAATTTCCTTCCCTAACCCCTAATCGTTATACGCTATACGCTGATTTTTACGGAGGTTAAATGTCCAGATATACGGGTCCAAGTTGCAAAAAATGCAGAAAGGTCAGCCAGAAGCTGTTCCTGAAAGGAGTGAAGTGTAATACCAACTGCATTGTGGATAAGCAGAAACAGAAGAAAGACAAAAAATTTTCGTCGGGAGCCGGCAGAAACAAGAAATCCGACTATGCCGTTCATCTGAAGGAAAAGCAGATAGCGCGTATGATGGCGCAGGTAGGTGAAGCGCAGTTCCGCCGGTTCTTTGCCATGGCCTCAAAGGACAAGGGTCAGACCGGAGCGGCGCTTTTGCGCTTCCTTGAAGTGCGTCTGGATAATATAGTGAGGCGCCTCGGTTTTGCGGTATCCATGAAAGCGGCCCGCCAGCTGGTTAATCACGGCCACATTAAAGTCAACGGCAGGAGGGTGGATATAGCGTCGTGTCT
The sequence above is a segment of the Elusimicrobiota bacterium genome. Coding sequences within it:
- the rplO gene encoding 50S ribosomal protein L15, which encodes MVGLNNLRPKPGSVRRTKRLGTGSGSGHGQTSTKGQKGQSATAGGTKRSGFEGGQMPLSRRIPKSGFSNNKFRVVCEWVNVSSLDKCFDNGAEVTPEALVLKRLVKHTKRVKILGDGELKKSLKVFAHAFSASAKEKIEKAGGAASVIAAAVPAGK
- the secY gene encoding preprotein translocase subunit SecY; this encodes MQQLADIFKIQDLKKRIIFVVIALAVYRLGAFIPIPGINVAALQALFNANKGTLLGFLDIFSGGALGRFSIFSMGVMPYINASIIMSLVQGAHVFPFLDRLAKEGGTGHKKIIQYTRVFTLFLAAFQSLGLTIALTKMSAGGGPTIVSNPTFTFYFVTVLTLVTGTIFVMWLGEQITERGIGNGISLIIFAGIVDRLPGAVMDMIKLIQIDEMSILSGLLIVATVLVIVGFTIWVETAQRKIPVQYAQRMVGRKMYGGASTFLPLKVDQSGVIAVIFAVSLLSVPYTITQFNPGAPWAQKVMSFMNHSSLVYQLCYVALIIFFCYFYNSVSINPKDLAENMKKWGGFIPGIRPGEQTASHIEWVMNRITLGGALFVSVIAVLPDYLRAKFNVPFYFGGTSLLIVVGVALDTIAQTEAHLIMRNYEGFYKNSKIKGRWFNVGT
- a CDS encoding adenylate kinase, which translates into the protein MNIILLGYPGSGKGTQAKVLSQKLGLMHFSTGDIFREEISKHSPLGLEAAGYLSGGRLVPDKLVLDLIKSRLAAETRGLLFDGFPRTVEQAQVLDEYLSSRGLAVDMVFFLDLPEQEVVSRLGARRTCVKCGMIYNLLTSAPAKENTCDACGGALALREDDKPEVIKKRIMVYRDQTEPLLAYYKGNGVFSEVKADLAPQAITGQILSSLKTGLHG
- the map gene encoding type I methionyl aminopeptidase, which encodes MVELKTPAELEKMRTASGIVASTLALLRGKIKPGVSTLELDRFAEAEIRRRGAQPAFLGYRGYPATLCVSINEEVVHGIPNAARLIMEGDVVSLDLGAVWEGFYGDAAITVAAGRVKPELAKLLEVTEAALYRALKTVKSGIHIGDVSHAVEEYVVPTGMGVVREFTGHGIGRHLHEEPSIPNFGRRGTGVVLKPGMTLAIEPMVCLGTAEVVIKNDGWTAVSADGSCAAHFEHTVAVTEDGCEILSLSEGGQ
- the infA gene encoding translation initiation factor IF-1 → MSENSEKIELEGIVKESLPNATFKVEIAPGKTILGIISGKMRINHIKILPGDKVRLELSPYDLSKGRIVYRGK
- the rpmJ gene encoding 50S ribosomal protein L36 yields the protein MKVRASVKKICNKCKIVKRKGVVRVICTDPRHKQRQG
- the rpsM gene encoding 30S ribosomal protein S13, which gives rise to MARIAGVDLPREKRIDIALAYVYGIGRPMARKILEGLKNQIDPTTRVKNLTEDQVGLLNSLISKEYKVEGELRREETAHIKRYVEISSYRGYRHRRNLPARGQRTKTNARTRRGRRKTVGSSSKAPAAAAAKPAA
- the rpsK gene encoding 30S ribosomal protein S11, producing MPSSADGAKGPRPAGAAPVGKGAEKPQAKRRYRSVPFARVYINCSFNNTIVTITDEKGGAIAWSTSGSNGFRGTKKGTPFAAQITASKACAKAAEYGVRQAQIFVNGPGPGRETAIRAIAASGIRVVSIKDVTGIPHNGCRPPKARRV
- the rpsD gene encoding 30S ribosomal protein S4; translation: MSRYTGPSCKKCRKVSQKLFLKGVKCNTNCIVDKQKQKKDKKFSSGAGRNKKSDYAVHLKEKQIARMMAQVGEAQFRRFFAMASKDKGQTGAALLRFLEVRLDNIVRRLGFAVSMKAARQLVNHGHIKVNGRRVDIASCLVKPGDSVSIDPKASQTLLVKQGLENAQKTAQRPSFLAWDETTLSGKLVRWPDRAEVSIPVNEQLIVEFYSK